A single Uloborus diversus isolate 005 chromosome 7, Udiv.v.3.1, whole genome shotgun sequence DNA region contains:
- the LOC129226890 gene encoding tigger transposable element-derived protein 6-like, giving the protein MGIIKCFKGYYRKRLVESILLEIENKVEDPFKAVNVKDACDFIAGSWWAVTEKTILNCWKKADLGVLEDKMLSDCDENSSDCDILYVEEIVLNLQTSVSQLEEKTGKKYGVNVDDYLTADDDLTVFAGVTDEEILSEITGEMERSGEEDDEEEEEDDDDDNTSPSQSLLSTQEALQSVKSLRTFFSSLPSTNEDHFRALDSMYTLLVDLTVKKAAKQTKILDFFQ; this is encoded by the coding sequence ATGggcataattaaatgttttaaaggatACTATAGGAAACGTTTGGTAGAATCGATACTTCTGGAGATTGAAAATAAAGTGGAAGACCCTTTTAAAGCTGTAAATGTTAAGGACGCATGTGACTTTATTGCTGGAAGTTGGTGGGCAGTAACAGAGAAAACCATTCTGAATTGTTGGAAAAAGGCCGATTTAGGTGTCTTAGAAGATAAAATGTTATCTGATTGTGATGAAAATTCCTCAGACTGTGATATTTTATATGTTGAGGAAATAGTTTTGAATCTCCAAACATCTGTGTCCCAACTCGAGGAAAAAACGGGCAAAAAATATGGAGTGAACGTGGATGATTATTTGACAGCGGATGACGATCTTACTGTTTTCGCAGGAGTTACTGATGAAGAAATTCTCTCTGAAATTACTGGTGAGATGGAACGTAGTGGAGAAGAAGACGATGAGGAggaagaagaagatgatgatgatgataatacgaGTCCATCACAATCCTTATTGTCGACCCAGGAAGCACTTCAATCAGTCAAATCTCTGCGGACATTTTTTTCAAGTCTTCCATCCACAAATGAGGATCATTTTCGTGCTTTGGACTCAATGTATACCTTGTTGGTTGACTTAACAGTCAAAAAAgcggccaaacaaacaaaaatattggatttttttcaataa
- the LOC129226100 gene encoding LOW QUALITY PROTEIN: tigger transposable element-derived protein 6-like (The sequence of the model RefSeq protein was modified relative to this genomic sequence to represent the inferred CDS: deleted 1 base in 1 codon), with the protein MAGRKQISFQDKLNVIIDIDDGMKQVDAAKKYGLSQSTVATVLKKRKHIEDAVRSNSVNPKRKRLKVATNEKIDAAVLKWFQEMRATNIPINGPLLCAQARKYAAMLGNETFKASNGWLMRFRDRHGITFQEIHGEKKSAPMNEAKAWRQEKMKEILQKYAPEDIYNADEAGLFFNSSLIEHWRLRVKSVTAGRNQNKD; encoded by the exons ATGGCAGGGAGAAAGCAAATTTCATTTCAAGATAAACTCAACGTCATCATCGATATTGATGATGGAATGAAGCAGGTTGATGCAGCTAAGAAATATGGATTATCTCAATCTACAGTTGCAACGGTCCTCAAGAAGAGGAAACATATTGAAGATGCTGTGAGATCAAATTCAGTTAATCCCAAGCGAAAACGACTAAAAGTCGCGACTAATGAAAAGATTGATGCTGCCGTCCTGAAGTGGTTTCAAGAGATGAGGGCAACAAATATCCCAATAAATGGACCCTTGTTATGTGCACAAGCACGGAAATATGCAGCAATGCTAGGGAACGAAACTTTTAAAGCTAGCAATGGTTGGCTAATGCGTTTTCGGGATCGCCACGGAATCACTTTCCAGGAAATTCACGGAGAGAAAAAATCTGCTCCGATGAATGAGGCAAAGGCCTGGAGACAAGAGAAGATGAAAGAAATTCTTCAAAAGTATGCACCAGAAGACATTTATAACGCTGATGAAGCTGGGCTG TTTTTCAACTCCTCCCTGATAGAACATTGGCGTTTAAGGGTGAAAAGTGTCACGGCGGgaagaaatcaaaacaaagatTGA